A stretch of DNA from Nitratireductor thuwali:
GCCGCCTCGACGAGACCACCGCCGGCGTCGGCCGGGTTCTCGACGAGCGCGGCAACGAGCTTGCAAACCGCGTCCAGACGACCGGCGACACCGTCGCAGGCCTTCTCGATGCGCGCATTGCCTCGCTGTCGGAACGCACGGAAGAGGCCACCCGCTCGCTCAGCGAGACCTTCGACAGCCGGGTGTCCGGCCTCTTGTCGTCGGTCGGCGATGCCTCCAGCAGGCTGAACGCCGAGTTCGATACGCGTCTCAGTCAGCTTGAGCGGTCGCTTTCCGAGCGCGGACAGTCACTTATCCAGGAGTTTTCGACTCGTGCCGAAGCACTCGACACGGGCATGCAGAAGCTTAACGCGGCCCTCGACGCGCGCGCCCGCAGCATCAACGAGTCGCTGGTCGAGCGCAGCCGCGAGATCGCCGACACCTTCGCCCGCGGCAAGCAGGACGTGTCGGCCGCCATCGATGCCGGCAAGTCGGCAATCGACGGCGAGCTCGCCGATCTCGTTGCCTCCACCTCGATCATGCTCGAAGGCAAGGCCGAGGATTTCGCCCGCCGCCTCGAAGACGGCCAGGCCATGCTCAGCGCCCGGCTCGACGGCGAGCTGGGCAGGTTCGATTCCATCCAGGCCCGCATGGATGAAGCCGTCGACCGCCAGGTCCAGGCCTTTTCCGAGAACCAGGACAGGCTGGCCACCGTCCTTGAAGCCGATCTGGAGAAGCTCAACGAAGCGCGCAGCGCGTTCCAGGAGCGCATCGAAGGCCAGTTGGAGAAGCTGTCGGAGACGCGCAGCACGTTTGCCGCGGCCCTCGACCAGGACATCGCCAAGATCGGCGAACGCCGCGAGGAGCTGACGGCTGCGATCGGCGCCGATATAGAGCGCATCAATGCCGCCTTCAGCGCCCATACCGGGGTGATCGAAGAACGCACCAGCACCATGGAGAAGGCGCTGACGGTCGGCGTCGGCAATGTGCGCCAGACGCTGGAAAACAGCGCCGGAGCCCTGGCCGGAGCCCTGCGCGAAAAGGTCCTGGAAGCCACCACGTCCCTCAACGAGGAGGCTGGAAAGGTGCTCGACGGCGTCGATGCCCGGATCCAGACGCGCGTGGAGCATGCGGCGCAGACGCTCGGCCAGCAGGTGGATGCCATCGACCGCACCTTCGAGGGCGCGGCCGAGCGCATCGCCACCCACACCTCGGCATTCGGCGAGCATTTCGCGGACATCGACAGCCGCATCGCCGCCCGCGTTTCGCAGACCGCTCAGACGCTGTCCGGCCGGGCCGAGGAAATTGCCCGCACCTTCGAGGAGGCGGACGGCCGCATCGCCGCGCGCACCCACGAGACGGCGGAAGCCCTGGCTGCCCGCGCCGACGCCATCGCCCGCACCTTCGAGCAGGCGGACAATCGCATCGCGGCCCGCACCAACGAGACGGCGGAGACCCTGGCTGCCCGCGCCGACGCCCTCGCCCGCACTTTCGAGGAGACCGATCAGCGGATCATCGCCCGCACGCATCAGACATCGGCTGAGCTCGACGCGCGCGCCGCGGCCATTGCCGAAACGCTGGGCACCGTCGAATCCCGGCTGAAATCCACCGCCGGCTCCACGGCATCGGCCTTCGTCAACGGCATGCTGGAAGTCGAGAAGAAGCTCACCGAAACGGCCACCCGCACCCGCGCCACCCTCGACGAGGGCCTGGGCGATGCCGAGACCCGTCTGCTTTCGTCGGCCGAACAGGCGGCGCAGCACGTCAGCCAGCAGCTTTCGCGCACGCAGGCCGACCTGGTCTCCACCGCGGACACGATCGGTCAGACCTTTGCGGCCGTCAACGAGCACATCAGCAAGCGCACCGGCGAAACCGTGCGCACGCTCGACGAACGGACCCGGGAGCTCAATGCGATGCTCGCCGGGCGCACCTCCGAGATCTCGCGCATTCTCGACGAAAGCGCGCGGCCGCTGGTCGAGCGGTTCGAGGCAAGCGGCGGTGAGTTGCAGCAGAGCATCCGCTCCATCACCGACGAGACCGCCGAGCGCCTGCAGAGGGAGAATGCCGCCCTGGTCAACGCGCTCGCGGCCCGCACCTCCGACACGCTCGGCGCGCTCGAGCAGGCCCGCAACAAGCTGTCGGGCAACGTCCAGCAGCTTCTCACGGAGCTGGACAGCTCGGGCGACCGCCTGGGCCAGCTCATCGAGCAGGCCGCCCAGAATCTGAGCGAGGTCGACAACCGTCTCGTCTCCACCACCAGCAACTTCGCCGCCAATGCGGAAAAAGCTGCCGAGACGTTCTCGAACTCTGCCAGCCTGATAAACGCCAATTCGGGTCGCCTGACCGATTTCTCCGAACGCACCTTGCGCGAGATTTCGGCAATCGCCAGCCGGTTCGAGGACCACAGCCGCGTTCTGGAAAGCGCGTCGGAACTGCTCGACAAGGCGCAAGGCGGGCTCACCTCAACGCTGGAAGGGCGCCAGCAGGAGCTGCAGGCGCTGGCCAGCGGCCTCGTCGAAAAGTCGGAGAACCTGCAGCGCGTGATGCAGTCCTTCGAGGGCTATCTTGGCCGCGCGCTCGAAACGGCGGAAGGCCGCACGAAGCAGTCGGTCGAATCCATACGCGATGCCATCGGCGAAGTCGTGGAGGCTGCGACCGAGCGCTTTGCCGGCGCGACGGACGACATCCGCCGCACGGCCACGGAGATCCGCGCCGAGCTGGAAGCAACGCGCGCCGACATGAAGCGCGGGATCGTGGAGCTTCCCGAGGAAGCCAAGCAGTCCACTTCCGCCATGCGCCGCGCTATAACGGAGCAGATCAACGCTCTCAAGGAACTCTCTGACATCGTTGCCAAATCCGGCAAGATGCAGAACTCTTCCCGGCCCGATGAGAGCCTGTCTTCGCCGGCGGTGGAGCAGCCCCGCCCCCAGCCCGTGCCGCAGCAGGCCCGGCAGCCGGTGCAGCCGCAGGCTCCCGTGCTGGAGCGCTCGCCCACCGCCCGGACGCAACAGCCGCGCACGACCGAACAGGCCGCTTCCGAACCGGCCCCGGAGGCCCAGCAGGGCGGCGGCTGGATAAGGGATCTCCTGCGCAGCGCCTCGCGCGAGGAAGAGGCGGCCCATCGCAACAAGCCGGCGGCCGAAGCCGACCGTTCCGCGCTTCACGTGGTGGAATCGCTCAACTCGCTGTCCGTCGACATCGCGCGGGCCATCGACCATGACGCTTCGGTCGAACTCTGGGACCGCTATCGCCGCGGCGAACGCAACGTCTTCACCCGCAGGCTCTACACGCTGAAGGGCCAGCAGACCTTCGACGAGATCCAGCGCAAGTACCGCGGCGATGCCGACTTCCGCAAGGCGGTCGACCAGTATTGCCGCGACTTCGAGAAGCTGTTGGCGGATGTGTCGCGCTCGGACCGCGACAACATCATGACGCAGACCTATCTCACGTCGGATACCGGCAAGGTCTACACCATGCTGGCTCACGCCAGCGGAAGGCTGCGCTAACCAGGGAACGCATCGCACGCGCGGGCGACTGTCATCCGCGCGGGCTTCCGGCTTCCGGCCACCGCCGGAAGCCTTTTCTTTCGCCGGATGGGGATTATACCAAAGGAGGCGTTTATCGGCCGGCCATGCCGGTCGATAGTCGTATCCCTTCCGGGGCTGGGCGGCGAGGCAGGGAGCCGATGACGGGAAAGCTGGTCCACCGAAATGCAACCGGCGCTGCCGGCGCCGATCCGGTGCAGATGATCAGGGACAGCAGCTCGCCCGGCGACGCGGTGTTCGGCATTCGCGACGGGCTCGGCGTCGAGCATGTCACCTACCACAGCATCGCGCTTAATCCGGGGCCTCTTAACGCCCCCTTTGTTCGCAGCACATATCCGGCCGAATGGGTCGCGCGCTATCTCCTTCATGACTATCTGACGATCGACCCGGTGGTGCGCCAGGGCTTCGAGACCGCGCGCCCCTTCTTCTGGCATCAGCTTTCGCTCGACCGCCGGCAGCGCGAACTGATGCAGGACGCGGTTGCACACGGTCTGGGCGAGGCCGGCTACTCGATCCCGATCTTCAAAGGATCACGGCGCGCCCTGCTCAGCCTCAACACGAAGCGCGCCCTGCCCGACTGGGTCGGCTATGTGGAGAAAAACGCCGCTTTGCTCGTGCGTGTTGCCGGCGCCATGGACGAAAAGGCGGCCCTGTCCCTGTCGGGCGATACGGAGCCGGGGCCGGGGCTTGCGCCACGCCAGCGCGAATGCCTGCTGTGGACCGCACGCGGCAAGGACGCCAAGGCCATCGCGGTCATACTGGACCTGTCGGAGTTCACCGTCCGCAGCTATCTGCGCTCCGCCCGTCAGCGGCTGAAGAGCAGCACGCTGTCTGAGGCCGTGGCCAAGGCCATCGGCGCGCAGCTGATCGCTCCGTGAATTCGGCGGTCAATTATGCGTCAGCGTCCGCCGCACGGCGTCGTGCCAGCCGGCGAGCTTGCGTTTCCGCTCGTCGTCGCGCATCTGCGGCCTGAACTGCCGGTCGAGCGCCCAATTGCGCGCGAACTCCTCGGCGGAAGGCCAGACACCGGCCTTGAAGCCGGCAAGCCATGCCGCACCGAGCGCCGTCGTCTCCAGTATCGTCGGCCGATCCACCGGCGCATCGAGTATGTCCGCCAGCCTCTGCATGGTCCAATCGCTGGCCACCATGCCGCCGTCCACACGCAGGATGATTTCGTCGCCGCCGTCGGGCCAGTCCTTGTGCATCGCATCGAGCAGGTCGCGCGTCTGGAAGGCGACCGATTCCAGCGTCGCGCGCGCGAACTCGGCCGGTCCGGTGTTGCGCGTAAGGCCGAAGATCGCGCCGCGCGCCTCCGGGTCCCAATGGGGCGCTCCCAGACCGACGAAGGCGGGAACCAGATAGACGTCCTGGGTGGGGTCGGCCCGATCGGCAAGCTTGCCGGAATCTGCGGCCTGGCCGATGATCTTCAGCCCGTCGCGCAGCCACTGCACGGCGGCGCCGGCCACGAAGATCGAGCCTTCGAGGGCATAGGTGGTCTCGCCGTTCAGCCGATAGGCGATCGTCGACAGCAGCCGGTTGGACGAGCGCACCAGCGACGTCCCGGTGTTCAGCACGGCGAAACAGCCCGTGCCATAGGTGGATTTCAGCATGCCCGGCTTGAAACATGCCTGGCCGATGGTCGCCGCCTGCTGGTCGCCCGCAACGCCGAGGATGGGAATGGCCGCGCCGAACAGGCTTTCGTCCGTGACGCCGAATTCGTCCGCGCTGTCCTTCACCTCGGGCAGGAGCGCGGCCGGAATGTCCAGGATGGAGAGCAGTTCCTCGTCCCAGCAATTGTCGGCGATGTTGTAGAGGAGCGTTCGCGAGGCGTTGGTGGCATCGCTCGCATGCGCCTTGCCGCCGGTCAGCCGCCAGATCAAATAGGCGTCGACGGTGCCGGCCAGAAGCTCCCCCTTCTCGGCCCGCGCACGCGCGCCCTCGACATTTTCGAGGAGCCAGGCGAGCTTGGTGCCGGAGAAATAGGGATCGAGCAGCAGGCCGGTCTTTGCCGAGAATTTCGGCTCCAGCCCCTTTTGCTTGAGCTCCTCGCACAGCGCGACGGTCCGCCTGTCCTGCCAGACGATGGCGTTGTGCACCGGCCTGCCGGTCTGCCGGTCCCACAGAAGGACGGTTTCGCGCTGGTTCGTGATGCCGATGGCCGCGACATCGCCGGCCGATAGGCCGGCATTCCGCAAGGCCGCCTTCACCGTGGAAACGACCGTGTTCCAGATGTCCTCGGGATCGTGCTCGACCCAGCCGGAGCGCGGAAAGTGCTGGGTGAACTCTTCCTGGCTGCTGCCGACCGATTTCATGTCGGCGTCGAACACGATGGCGCGGCTCGACGTGGTGCCCTGATCAATCGCCAGTATGTGGCCAGCCATTTTGCCTCCCGGTCATGCCTTTACGAAGCGGGAGGAGGCGATCGGACCGCCTCCTCCCTTGTCACCAGGACGGAGCGCTAGTTCTCGCTCCAGCTCTTGACGAGCTCGTCATAGTTGACGGTCTTGGGCTCTTCCTTCTCGTTCTCGATCTTGAGCTGCGGCGCAAGGTTGCCGGCCTCCTGGGCCTGCTTGTTCCAATACTCCAGATCGTGCTCTTCGGCCAGCTTGGGGCCGATATCGCCCTGGACGCCGGCGCGCTCGAGGCGGGCAAGCACCTTTTCCTGCTCCTCGCAGAGCGAGTCCATGGCCTCCTGCGCGCTCTTTGCGCCCGAGGAAGCGTCACCGATAGCCTGCCACCAGAGCTGTGCCAGCTTCGGATAGTCGGGCACGTTGGTGCCGGTCGGGGTCCACTGCACGCGTGCGGGCGAACGGTAGAACTCGACCAGGCCGCCGAGTTCCGGCGCGCGCTCGGTGAAGCTGTCGTGCTGGATCGAGCTTTCACGGATGAAGGTCAGGCCGACATGGCTCTTCTTCACGTCTACGGTCTTGGAGGTGACGAACTGGGCATAGAGCCATGCCGCCTTGGCGCGGTCTTCAGGCGTCGATTTCATCAGCGTCCAGGAGCCGGCATCCTGATAGCCGAGCTTCATGCCGTCCTTCCAGTAGACACCATGCGGGCTCGGCGCCATGCGCCACTTCGGCGTGCCGTCCTCGTTCACCACCGGCAGGCCTTCCTTGACCATGTCCGCGGTGAAGGCGGTGTACCAGAAGATCTGCTGGGCAATCGCTCCCTGCGCCGGCACCGGGCCGGACTCGGAGAAGGTCATGCCCTGGGCTTCCGGCGGAGCATAGGCGCTCAGCCACTCCAGGTACTTTTCGATGGAGTAGACCGCGGCCGGGCCGTTGGTATCGCCGCCGCGTGCCACGCAGGAGCCGACCGGACGCGAGTTCTCGTCGACCTTGATGCCCCACTCGTCGACCGGCACGCCGTTCGGAATGCCCTTGTCGCCATTGCCGGCCATGGACAGCCATGCATCGGTGAAGCGCCAGCCGAGCGACGGGTCCTTCTTGCCGTAGTCCATATGGCCATAGACTTTCTTGCCGTCGATTTCCTTGCCGGTGA
This window harbors:
- a CDS encoding helix-turn-helix transcriptional regulator; protein product: MTGKLVHRNATGAAGADPVQMIRDSSSPGDAVFGIRDGLGVEHVTYHSIALNPGPLNAPFVRSTYPAEWVARYLLHDYLTIDPVVRQGFETARPFFWHQLSLDRRQRELMQDAVAHGLGEAGYSIPIFKGSRRALLSLNTKRALPDWVGYVEKNAALLVRVAGAMDEKAALSLSGDTEPGPGLAPRQRECLLWTARGKDAKAIAVILDLSEFTVRSYLRSARQRLKSSTLSEAVAKAIGAQLIAP
- the glpK gene encoding glycerol kinase GlpK, with amino-acid sequence MAGHILAIDQGTTSSRAIVFDADMKSVGSSQEEFTQHFPRSGWVEHDPEDIWNTVVSTVKAALRNAGLSAGDVAAIGITNQRETVLLWDRQTGRPVHNAIVWQDRRTVALCEELKQKGLEPKFSAKTGLLLDPYFSGTKLAWLLENVEGARARAEKGELLAGTVDAYLIWRLTGGKAHASDATNASRTLLYNIADNCWDEELLSILDIPAALLPEVKDSADEFGVTDESLFGAAIPILGVAGDQQAATIGQACFKPGMLKSTYGTGCFAVLNTGTSLVRSSNRLLSTIAYRLNGETTYALEGSIFVAGAAVQWLRDGLKIIGQAADSGKLADRADPTQDVYLVPAFVGLGAPHWDPEARGAIFGLTRNTGPAEFARATLESVAFQTRDLLDAMHKDWPDGGDEIILRVDGGMVASDWTMQRLADILDAPVDRPTILETTALGAAWLAGFKAGVWPSAEEFARNWALDRQFRPQMRDDERKRKLAGWHDAVRRTLTHN
- a CDS encoding ABC transporter substrate-binding protein translates to MQRHLLMTTSALMLLMTSGGAMAGMEEARQFLDAEIGDLSTLSREEQEAEMQWFVDAAEPFQGMDIKVVSETITTHEYESKVLAPAFTAITGIKITHDLIGEGDVVEKLQTQMQSGENIYDAYINDSDLIGTHWRYQQARNLTDWMAGEGADVTNPNLDVDDFIGKSFTTAPDGKLYQLPDQQFANLYWFRYDWFNDPEIQAEFKEKYGYDLGVPVNWSAYEDIAEFFTGKEIDGKKVYGHMDYGKKDPSLGWRFTDAWLSMAGNGDKGIPNGVPVDEWGIKVDENSRPVGSCVARGGDTNGPAAVYSIEKYLEWLSAYAPPEAQGMTFSESGPVPAQGAIAQQIFWYTAFTADMVKEGLPVVNEDGTPKWRMAPSPHGVYWKDGMKLGYQDAGSWTLMKSTPEDRAKAAWLYAQFVTSKTVDVKKSHVGLTFIRESSIQHDSFTERAPELGGLVEFYRSPARVQWTPTGTNVPDYPKLAQLWWQAIGDASSGAKSAQEAMDSLCEEQEKVLARLERAGVQGDIGPKLAEEHDLEYWNKQAQEAGNLAPQLKIENEKEEPKTVNYDELVKSWSEN